TTCGTTTTCCCATATCACGCTCTGGATGAACAACTTTGTCCGCTCCAATTTTGTTTAGCACTTTCTCATGGTAATCATTTTGTGCTTTTACCGTAATATTCTTTACACCGTGTTCTTTAAGCATCAGTGTCGTGAGAATACTTGCTTGAATATTATCTCCAATAGCGACAATAACATGATCAAAATTTCGTATCCCAAGACTTTTCAACACATTCTCGTCTGTTGAATCCGCCATTACTGCATGTGTAGCAATATCAGCATATTCATTCACTTTGTCTTCATCCATATCTATTGCAAGTACATCCATACCTTGTTTAGCAAGTTCACGACAAATACTACCTCCAAAACGACCTAAGCCTACAACCGCAAATTCCTTCTTCATTACGATTCCTCCAGTTTACGCCTATCTATATCATAAGAAATAAATGTTCAATATTTTACTTTCATTCTTCATAGACAATTATACGTAATAACACAAATAATAGCATCCAAATCAATGTCCGAGTAATCAACTCATTTTAGAAGCTGACCCCTAAACAGCATTTTAACATACTCCTACTTAAAAATGCTCTTCTTGTCTTTTATTTTAAATGAAAAACAAGCTAAAATAAAAAAGCTTGCCAACATATACGTTGACAAGCTTTAAATCTTATTCTTCGTCTTTTTTGTTTTCACTAAGTACGCGATTCACACGTTTTGTAAGCATTTTCATACCGCTACCACCAGCTTGGAAATGACGAAGTACACCAGACTTATCAAAAACATAATAAGCAGGAACGTATTGGTTTTCAAAAGCATCCGTTAGAGCATGCTTACTATCAACAAAAATTGGTTGTGTAATATCATGCTCTGCCGCAACCTCTTTAACCTTCTCAATGTCAAGGTCATCTTCAGAACGAGGCATATGCACTGCAATTACATTTAATTCCTCTTTATATTCGTCACGAAATTCATTTACATTTGGCATCGCTTCTTTACAAAGTCCACAACTTACTGACCAAAAATGAATAAGCGTAGGGCGTTCGCCAATTAAATCTGCTTTCTTCACTTCTCCATTCAACCATTCTGTAGCACCATTGAGTTCTGGCATTTCTGCACGTAATCTCATTATTGATTCCTCCAATTCTCTTACTCATATTATCAATTAAGAGTAATTCATATATATGTAGTATTGTCTTATAAAACATCTGCTTTATGCAAATGTTTTACACTCATCCTTGAGAAGTATACTATTATAGTATATATAAGTTCACTTCCATATTACGAATTGCTATAATAATTATAAAACAGTTATCATTTTATAGTCAACATTAAATTATAATAATTTTAATTTGTGGTTTAAATAAATTTTATCTAAGACCCCCGTTTTTAAACGGAAAAAACCGAATAAATTTAAGTAGCAAAAAGCTTTGTGGTAACTAACTAGTGAAACGTTAGTGATTATTACTAAGTAAAAGCACAAAAAAATAGTTAAGCCAGTTAGATTATTGTTCTCCTAAAAACTTTATAGCATTTCATAAATTAATAAGTTCGAAATTCACACGAATTAACATACGATACATAAAAAAAGGATTGAAAATATAATGGACATAATGAGTACTGTTAAAAATATCAATGTCGAAACACTTTTGAAAGATGCAGGAAATTTATTACTAGATGTGATTATAATTTATATTGCCTATTCGATTGCAAAATCTCTACTAAAGAAAATTATAACGACATCTTTTGATAAGTATAGCGAAAGAGAGAATGTCTCTATTGGACGAGCACGAACATTGCAAGGGTTAACAACAAATGTTATATCATATACACTAATGTTTGTCTTTGGATTAATGTTACTTGATTCTTTCGGTCTAGATCCTACTCCCCTTCTAGCTAGCGCTGGAATTGCTGGGCTTGCGATCGGTTTCGGTGCGCAAGGACTTGTAAGTGATGTTGTAACTGGTTTCTTCTTATTACTGGAAAGACAAATTGATGTTGATGATTATATAACGGCTGCTGGTTATGAAGGCATCGTTGAAGAGGTTGGTTTACGAACAACTAAAGTGCGTAGCTTTGATGGTACTTTGAATTACATTCCTAACCGTGAAATAACTTCGTTAAGTAATCACTCTCGTGGAAATATGCGAGCACTTGTTGATATGAGTATTTCATATAATGACAACATCGATCATGCGATTGATATCATGCAACAAGCTTGTGACAAATTTGCTACTGAAAATGAATTTGTTAAAGAAGGTCCTAACGTACTCGGTGTACAAACATTCGGTGCGTCTGACGTAGTCATTCGAGTTATTGCCAAAACTGAAAACATGCAACAATGGGCAGTTGAACGCGACTTGCGCAAACTATTAAAAGTAACATTAGACGAAAATGGAATTGAAATTCCGTTTCCACATCAAGTTACTTTATATCGAAATGAAACAGAAAACAATTAATAACACAATCACAATGTTTACCTTTGAAATCTCATTTCATTTGCGCTAAGATAATCATAGGTTATGATTAATAACAGGGGGAACAATAATCTATGAATCGAACTCGTATGTTAATACAAGCATCAGCACTTGCAGCTCTAGTAGGTACATTCATGGGTTCGCATATGGCGGGATCTTTGAATTACGCAATGCGTCCTATGCACGCTCATATTCTCGTTGTAGGCTGGCTTAGTCTATTCGCATTTGGTGCTTTTTACAAATTATTTCCGATTCCAGCTACTAGCAAACTTGCTAATGCTCAAGCGATTACAGGAATCATTGGTGCATTTGTCTTACCGATAGGTATGTATATTGATCTATTAAAAGACACCGCAATTACAACAACACTATATATTGGTGGTGGAGTATTCTTACTCATCAGCTTTATCTTATTTGCTTTAATTACGTTTATTTATCGTAAAGAACTATAAGTGACAATAGTAACTAGTTTAAAAAAAGAGAAACCAACTTAAGCGGTTTCTCTTTTTTTATCCTTTCTCTAATTGACGTAATAATTTCTCTCTTTGTATATACAATCTTTGCGCTTTATCGATAGAAATACGTTTGAACCTTACTACATCTCCCGCCTGTAATTGTGCAGCAATCGGAATGTCTACACTTATTACAGTACCAATTCTCGAATATCCACCTGTTGTTTGGCGGTCTGCCATTAAGAGAATAGGTTGTCCATTTGCTGGAACTTGAATCGCACCGAAAGGAATTGCATCCGAGAGTATATCTGCTTGATCAACATGTGTGATTATATCACCCTTCAAACGGTACCCCATTCGATCTGCTTTTTGTGTGACGGTATATTCTGACTGAAAAAACGTCTTTATCCCCTCTTCAGTAAAATAGTCTACGTGTGGACCCTCTATAACATGTAACACAATGCTATGCTCATAAGTCGGAATTAACTCATAATGAGGCATTCGTCCAGACACGACAACCTTATTACTCGGATAAACTTGAATGATATCACCACTACATAATTCCCTTCCACCCATTCCACCAAGATTTGCTTTTAAATATGTTGAACGGCTATTCAAAATTTCTGGAACATCAATTCCTCCATTAACACAAATATAAGCTCTAATACCAGATAGAGGTTTGCCAAACTCAAGGATTTGACCTTTTTCCACCTCAAAACTACGCCACGTTTGTACTTTTTCTCCATTCAAAGTAGGTGACAAATCCGCTCCTGTTATCGCAATAATTGCATTTGATAATACTTCTAGTTTTGGACCTGACATCGTGATTTCCAGTGCCGCAGCATTTCTGTCATTACCAACAAGAATGTTACCCACTTGCAACGAATATTGATCCATTGCACCGGCTTGGCTAATTCCATATTCTTGATATGACAATCTCCCAACATCTTGGATAGTTGATAATAAGCCTGGTTTTATTACGTTAAAGATTGCATTTTTCATGAAGAGTGCTCTCCAATCGTCTGCACGATAATTCCAACCTCTTTCAATTCTCTTCTCAACCCTTGTACGAACAATAATGATTTAGGTCCGTCTCCATGTACACAAACAGTGTCTGCTTGTATATCAATGTCTGTACCATTCACTGTTCTGACTTTCCCTTCTTGAACCATTCGAATGACACGAGTAATTGCTTCATTTTCATCTGTAATAAGTGCATTTACTTCTGTCCTTGGTGTTAATGAACCATCTGCTTGATAAGTTCGATCAGCGAATACTTCATTTGCAACTCTTAACCCATATTTTTCACCTGCTAGAGCTAATTCACTATTCGCAAGCGCATACAATATTAAGGAGCTGTCAACATCGTGAACAGCTTGGGCAATAGCTTTTGCTAATGCGGCATCTTTAGTCGCCATATTGTATAAAGCACCATGCGGTTTAACATGCTTTACAGGTAAGCCTTCAATACGTGCAAATGCTTGAAGAGCACCAACTTGATAAACGATGTTGTTATATACATCTATTGGTGTTACCTTCATCTCCCTTCGTCCAAAACCAACTAAATCAGGAAAACCTGGATGAGCACCGATGTTAACACCGTATTCTCTTGCAAGTTGAACTGTTTGTCTCATTACCGATGGATCACCTGCATGAAAACCACAAGCAATGTTAGCTGATGTAATAGATCGCAAAACTTCCTTATCATTTCCAATCACATAAGCACCAAAACTTTCACCTAAATCACAATTCAAATCAATCGTT
The nucleotide sequence above comes from Bacillus solimangrovi. Encoded proteins:
- a CDS encoding potassium channel family protein, with amino-acid sequence MKKEFAVVGLGRFGGSICRELAKQGMDVLAIDMDEDKVNEYADIATHAVMADSTDENVLKSLGIRNFDHVIVAIGDNIQASILTTLMLKEHGVKNITVKAQNDYHEKVLNKIGADKVVHPERDMGKRIAHNIASNSVLDYLELSDEHSIVELIANEAMDGRTLIDLDIRAKYGCNIVAYKRGKNIAVSPQPDEAIHKGDILIVIGMDKDINRLEKNLLNEPI
- a CDS encoding biotin-dependent carboxyltransferase family protein, which translates into the protein MKNAIFNVIKPGLLSTIQDVGRLSYQEYGISQAGAMDQYSLQVGNILVGNDRNAAALEITMSGPKLEVLSNAIIAITGADLSPTLNGEKVQTWRSFEVEKGQILEFGKPLSGIRAYICVNGGIDVPEILNSRSTYLKANLGGMGGRELCSGDIIQVYPSNKVVVSGRMPHYELIPTYEHSIVLHVIEGPHVDYFTEEGIKTFFQSEYTVTQKADRMGYRLKGDIITHVDQADILSDAIPFGAIQVPANGQPILLMADRQTTGGYSRIGTVISVDIPIAAQLQAGDVVRFKRISIDKAQRLYIQREKLLRQLEKG
- a CDS encoding TlpA disulfide reductase family protein, with the translated sequence MRLRAEMPELNGATEWLNGEVKKADLIGERPTLIHFWSVSCGLCKEAMPNVNEFRDEYKEELNVIAVHMPRSEDDLDIEKVKEVAAEHDITQPIFVDSKHALTDAFENQYVPAYYVFDKSGVLRHFQAGGSGMKMLTKRVNRVLSENKKDEE
- a CDS encoding mechanosensitive ion channel family protein, coding for MSTVKNINVETLLKDAGNLLLDVIIIYIAYSIAKSLLKKIITTSFDKYSERENVSIGRARTLQGLTTNVISYTLMFVFGLMLLDSFGLDPTPLLASAGIAGLAIGFGAQGLVSDVVTGFFLLLERQIDVDDYITAAGYEGIVEEVGLRTTKVRSFDGTLNYIPNREITSLSNHSRGNMRALVDMSISYNDNIDHAIDIMQQACDKFATENEFVKEGPNVLGVQTFGASDVVIRVIAKTENMQQWAVERDLRKLLKVTLDENGIEIPFPHQVTLYRNETENN
- a CDS encoding 5-oxoprolinase subunit PxpA, with product MKTIDLNCDLGESFGAYVIGNDKEVLRSITSANIACGFHAGDPSVMRQTVQLAREYGVNIGAHPGFPDLVGFGRREMKVTPIDVYNNIVYQVGALQAFARIEGLPVKHVKPHGALYNMATKDAALAKAIAQAVHDVDSSLILYALANSELALAGEKYGLRVANEVFADRTYQADGSLTPRTEVNALITDENEAITRVIRMVQEGKVRTVNGTDIDIQADTVCVHGDGPKSLLFVQGLRRELKEVGIIVQTIGEHSS